The nucleotide window ATTGTAAGAACCATCCTTAACAGTTTCAACCGATGGAGATACTCCATCAATGGTTACAGCCTTAACATCAGGAGTCATGTGTGCCAGGGATATGTATCCAATGGCATTGGGATCCTGTTTCACAGCAACTTTTATGGATTCTGTGGAAGTTTGAACAACTGCATCTGATTTTACTTCAGTTTTATTCATCACCATACTTTCAAATGCACTTCGGGTACCTGAACCTTCTTCCCGGATCACCAGATTAATTTTAGCATCTGGTCCTCCAAGTTCCTTCCAGTTGGTAATGTTACCGGAAAAGATATCCTTAAGCTGACTTTTTGTCAGATTACCCACCGGATTTTCCAGATTAACTGCCACCACAATCCCTTCGTTACCTATTGTATATTCATTTAAACCCTGTTTTTCAGATGCGCTCAATTCCTTTGAGCTGGTTCCAATGTCAAT belongs to uncultured Methanobacterium sp. and includes:
- a CDS encoding phosphate ABC transporter substrate-binding protein, producing MDLKYGIGLLVILIIIIAVYTFGTGSNYEKIEIAGSTSVQPVAEKLAAKYMEEHPNVRIDVMGGGSGLGIRSVSQGIIDIGTSSKELSASEKQGLNEYTIGNEGIVVAVNLENPVGNLTKSQLKDIFSGNITNWKELGGPDAKINLVIREEGSGTRSAFESMVMNKTEVKSDAVVQTSTESIKVAVKQDPNAIGYISLAHMTPDVKAVTIDGVSPSVETVKDGSYNLQTPFLFLTKGEPKGQVKEFIDWCLGPEGQEIVTDEKIVPVA